The sequence GTGGCGGTCGAATACGTCAAGCTGTCCATCGACGACATCGCCAGGACCATCCAGCCCACAGAGGATGAACTGCGCCAGTACTACGAGGAGCAGCAACAGGCCTTCACCACCCCGGAAGAACGCCGCATCCGCCACATCCTGATCGCAGTCAAACAGGATGCTTCTCCGGAGGAGAAACAACAGGCCCTGGAGAAGGCCAAGGCCGTACGCCAACGGTTGCTTCAGGGTGAGGATTTCGTGCACGTGGCCAAGGAAGTTTCCGATGATCCCGGCTCCAAGGCCAAAGGCGGGGATCTGGGCTTCGTGCGCAAGGGGCTGATGGAGAAGAATTTCGAGCAGGCCGCTTTCTCCCTGCCCAAGGGGGAGATTTCCGAACCGGTGGAAACCCCCTTCGGTTATCACCTGATCCAGGTGACTGAGATCAAGCTGGCCAGGGTCAAGCCCTTCGAAGTGGTCAAGGACGAAATCGCCCAGGCGATCAAGCGCCAGAAGGCGGAAGCCAAGTTCTATGAGTTGGGAGAGCAACTGGCCCAGCTCGCCTACGAGAACCCCCAGAGCCTGGAACCGGCCGCAGAAGCCCTGGGACTGAAGATCCAGACCACGCCCCCGTTCACCCGCGATCAAGGGGAAGGCATCGCTGCCAATTCCAAAGTACGCGCCACCGCCTTCAGCGCGGAGGTGCTCGAAGGCAACAACAGCGAGCCTGTCGAACTGGACGACGGCACCGTCGTGGTCCTGCGGGTCAAGGAACACCAACCGGCCCAGTCACTGCCTTTGGAAAAGGTGCGCGACCGGATCGTCACCGAACTGAAACGCCAAAAGGCCCGCCAGCAGCTGGCGCAGCAGGCCAAGGACTGGCTGGCGCGGCTGCAGCAGGGGGAAACCCTGGCGCAACTGGCCGCCCAGACCCAGACGAAGGTGAAGACCGCCAGCCTTACCCGCAGCGCCCCACCGGCTGAGCTGGCCCCGGTCATGGAAACCGTGTTCAAAGCCCCCAAACCCGGCGACAGGCCCGTGTTCGTCAGCGCTGCCCTGCCCGACGGCCGCCAGGCGCTTATCCAGGTCGTCGAAGTGCAGCCGGGAAATTATGCCGCGCTGTCCCCGCAGGAGAAAAAGGCGCTGCGGACCAATCTGGCCCGCCTGTTCGGCCTTCTGACCTTCAAGGAATACCTGCAGCAGCTGCGCGACCAGACCAAGATCCGCATCCACTGGCCGCAAGACCAGGAATGACTCCAGGCTAGCCCCGGGGATGGAAACGCTCGTGCAGCGCCTTCAGGCGCGCCTGGGCCACATGGGTATAGATCTGGGTGGTGGACAGGCTGCTGTGGCCCAACAGCAGCTGCACCACCCGCAGATCGGCTCCGTGGTCGAGCAGGTGGGTGGCGAAGGCATGGCGCAGGGTATGGGGTGACAAGGGTTTGTCGATGCCGGCCTTGCGGGCGTAGCGCTTGATCAGCTGCCAGAAGGCCTGGCGGGTCATGGCCCCGCCGCGGTGGGTGACGAATACCGCCTCCGCCGACCGCCCCCTGAGGATCAGCGGCCGCCCCTCCTGCAGATATCGCACCAGCCAGGCCAGCGCCTCCTCCCCCAGCGGCACCAGCCGCTCCTTGCTGCCCTTGCCGAAGACGCGCACCAGCCCCTGCTGCAGATCCATCTGCTCGAAACGCAGTCCGGTCAGTTCCGACACCCGCAGTCCCGTGGCATACAGGACTTCCAGCATACAGCGATCCCGAAGTCCCAGGGGATCGGTCACGTCCTGCGCCTCCAGCAGCCGCTCCACTTCAGCCTCGCTCAGGGAAGCCGGCAGGCTGCGCCCCAGATAGGGAGATTCGATCCCGGAACAGGGATCGGCCTCCAGCAGACGTTCGCGCACCAGATAGCGGTAGAACTTGCGCAGGCTCGACAACAGGCGGGCGCTGGTCCGGCGGCTGGCGCCGTCGTGGAGACGCTGGCCCAGATAGGCGGCGATGTCGCCCTGGCCCGCCTCGGGCAAGGGCTTGTCGAGCCAGGCGGCGAACCGCTTCAGGTCGCTGCGGTAGGCCGCCAGGGTGTTGGCGCTCAGCCCCTCCTCCAGCCACAGGGCATCGACGAAACGCTGGATCAGTGCCGCATTGTCTTCAGCCATGCCAGCCCTCGTGTGCAAGCAACCATTTCTTGATTTTAAGGTGCGGACCCCGCGTGGCGCCACAATAGCCCCCCGGCCCGGTGGCGGCGACCACCCGGTGGCAGGGCACCACCACCGGACAGGGGTTGGCCCGGCAGGCGGCCGCCACCGCCCGGGGCGAAGTCCGCAGCTGCGCGGCCAACGCGCCGTAGGTGCGCACCTGGCCGGCGGGGATGCCCAGCAGCGTGCCCCAGACCCGGTGCTGAAAGGGGGTTCCGGTAAGCCGCAGGGGAAAGTCGAAACGGCAGGCGGGATCGGTTTCGAAATAATACCGCAGCCCCTGCAGGATGCGATGAACCGAAGCGGTATCCACCGCCCTTTCCCTGCAGTCCGCCTGCGGCCGCCACGACAGGCCGGTCACGGCACCGCCCTCCACCTGGACTTGCAGCAGACCGCTGGGAGTCCGGAGAAGAAAGGCCGTCACTTACGAAAAACGGGCGCCTGAGGCACCCGTTTTCACCTGCGAGCCGGCTTTCAGATCTTTTCCTTGATGCGGGCCGCCTTGCCGCGCCGTTCGCGCAGGTAGTACAGCTTGGCGCGGCGCACCTTACCGCGGCGCTTGACGCTGATTTCCTGCACCAGCGGGCTGTAGAGCGGGAAGACCCGCTCGACCCCTTCGCCGTGGGAGACCTTGCGTACTGTGAAGGCAGAATTGAGGCCACGGTTGCGTTTGGCGATCACCACTCCTTCGAAGGCCTGCAGCCGCTCCCGGTTGCCTTCCTTCACCTTGACCTGCACCACCACGGTGTCGCCGGGACCGAATTCGGGAATCGGTTTGTTGCCCAGCTTCTCGCGCTGTTCCTGTTCCAGTTGTTCAATGATGTTGCTCATCGTCGTCCCCTTGAGTTGTCATCTCTGTCTTGAATTCTTCCAAAAGCTGCCGCCGGGTTTCGTCCAGTTCCAGGCGCGCCAGCAGGTCAGGCCGCCGCAGCCAGGTCCGGCCCAGGGCCTGCTTGAGACGCCAGCGGGCGATGGCCTGGTGGTCGCCGCTGAGCAATACCTGCGGCACCCGCCGGCCGTCGATCTCCTCCGGGCGGGTGTAGTGGGGATGATCCAGCAACCCCGCCACGTGCGAATCCTGCCGCGCCGACTCCTCGTGGTGCAGCACCCCCGGCAGCAGGCGGGTCACCGCATCGATCACCACCAGCGCCGCCAGCTCGCCGCCGGAGAGGACATAGTCGCCGATCGACCATTCCTCGTCGATCTCGCTTTCCACCAGGCGCTCGTCTACTCCCTCGTACCGCCCGGCCACCAGGATCATCCGTGCCCGCCGGGAGAAGGTCTCGACGGCGGCCTGATCCAGCTTCCGCCCCTGAGGCGAAAGGTAGACCACCCGGGCTGGCCTGGCGTCGGCTTCCCGCGCCGCGCGGATGGCCGCCCGCAGCGGCTCGGCCTTCATCACCATCCCTGGACCGCCTCCGTAGGGACGGTCGTCCACGGTGCGGTGGCGGTCGCGGGTGAAATCGCGCGGATTCCAAGTCACCAGTTCCGCCTGGCCCCGCTCCAGCGCCCGCCCGGTCACCCCGTAGCGGCTCGCCTCCACGATCATCTGCGGAAACAGGGTGACGACGTCGAAACGCATCGGTCCGCTTCCGGCTCAGTAATCCGGATCCCAGTCCACCTCGATCACGCCGGCTTCCAGGTCCACCCGGCGGATGACTCGATCGCGAATCCAGGGAACCAGGATCTCCCGGCCTTCCGGCCCTTCCAGAACCAGGACGTCGTTGGCGCCGGTTTCCATCAGGCGGATCACCCGCCCGAGCACCCGGCCTTCCACAT comes from Methylomarinovum caldicuralii and encodes:
- a CDS encoding SurA N-terminal domain-containing protein translates to MLQTIRDRAQGIFTWIILILIIVPFALWGIQNYFDTGREKPIAVVGDREFFERDLLRLYENQYARFADQYPEEELKKQALERLIDDEVLFQAAVEKKLAVSDAQVAQFIRNLPFFQTDGRFDEEKYQRLLAGQGLTTTAFVAQVRRTLLMEQLRRSITDSAFATEAEAKRFYQLQNQQRKIAYLILPLPEEGIEVGDAEIQAYYNAHRDQFQTPEKVAVEYVKLSIDDIARTIQPTEDELRQYYEEQQQAFTTPEERRIRHILIAVKQDASPEEKQQALEKAKAVRQRLLQGEDFVHVAKEVSDDPGSKAKGGDLGFVRKGLMEKNFEQAAFSLPKGEISEPVETPFGYHLIQVTEIKLARVKPFEVVKDEIAQAIKRQKAEAKFYELGEQLAQLAYENPQSLEPAAEALGLKIQTTPPFTRDQGEGIAANSKVRATAFSAEVLEGNNSEPVELDDGTVVVLRVKEHQPAQSLPLEKVRDRIVTELKRQKARQQLAQQAKDWLARLQQGETLAQLAAQTQTKVKTASLTRSAPPAELAPVMETVFKAPKPGDRPVFVSAALPDGRQALIQVVEVQPGNYAALSPQEKKALRTNLARLFGLLTFKEYLQQLRDQTKIRIHWPQDQE
- the xerD gene encoding site-specific tyrosine recombinase XerD, producing the protein MAEDNAALIQRFVDALWLEEGLSANTLAAYRSDLKRFAAWLDKPLPEAGQGDIAAYLGQRLHDGASRRTSARLLSSLRKFYRYLVRERLLEADPCSGIESPYLGRSLPASLSEAEVERLLEAQDVTDPLGLRDRCMLEVLYATGLRVSELTGLRFEQMDLQQGLVRVFGKGSKERLVPLGEEALAWLVRYLQEGRPLILRGRSAEAVFVTHRGGAMTRQAFWQLIKRYARKAGIDKPLSPHTLRHAFATHLLDHGADLRVVQLLLGHSSLSTTQIYTHVAQARLKALHERFHPRG
- a CDS encoding methylated-DNA--[protein]-cysteine S-methyltransferase; the protein is MTAFLLRTPSGLLQVQVEGGAVTGLSWRPQADCRERAVDTASVHRILQGLRYYFETDPACRFDFPLRLTGTPFQHRVWGTLLGIPAGQVRTYGALAAQLRTSPRAVAAACRANPCPVVVPCHRVVAATGPGGYCGATRGPHLKIKKWLLAHEGWHG
- the rplS gene encoding 50S ribosomal protein L19, with product MSNIIEQLEQEQREKLGNKPIPEFGPGDTVVVQVKVKEGNRERLQAFEGVVIAKRNRGLNSAFTVRKVSHGEGVERVFPLYSPLVQEISVKRRGKVRRAKLYYLRERRGKAARIKEKI
- the trmD gene encoding tRNA (guanosine(37)-N1)-methyltransferase TrmD, producing MRFDVVTLFPQMIVEASRYGVTGRALERGQAELVTWNPRDFTRDRHRTVDDRPYGGGPGMVMKAEPLRAAIRAAREADARPARVVYLSPQGRKLDQAAVETFSRRARMILVAGRYEGVDERLVESEIDEEWSIGDYVLSGGELAALVVIDAVTRLLPGVLHHEESARQDSHVAGLLDHPHYTRPEEIDGRRVPQVLLSGDHQAIARWRLKQALGRTWLRRPDLLARLELDETRRQLLEEFKTEMTTQGDDDEQHH